Below is a genomic region from Drosophila albomicans strain 15112-1751.03 chromosome 2R, ASM965048v2, whole genome shotgun sequence.
CAATCGCATGATTGTGCTTTTGCCTGCACCTGAAGGTCCAACAATGGCCACAGTTTTACCAGCAGGTACTGTAAAGCTAACATTGCGTAACACCATCTTCTCTGGTGAATAGCCAAATGTGACATTATTGAACTCGATGCCACCACCAGCCGTAAGCAATGGAGCACTGCCTGGCGCATCCACAATTTCTTCTTCCTCACGTAGCAACTCGAACATATTTTCCATGTCCACAAAATTCTTTTGAATTGCACGATAATATGTACCAAACCAGTTCAATGGCATATAAAGATCCATGAGATAAGTGGAGAAGAGCACAAAGTCACCCACCGTCAATGTCTGATGATGTACGACCAAATAGACGCAGAGTAAAGATCCCGCCAACAACCCCAGACagagtattatattttgtgcgGTGTTGAGCATATTAAGCGTCAGCATTGAGAGAAACTCttctttttggtatttaagTATGGCATCTCTATAACAATCGACTTCATAGGTCTCGGCTCCATAATATTTAACCGTTTCGAAGTTGAGCAGCGAATCCACGCTTCGAGCACGCTGCTCATTGTCAGCCAGATTCATGCGTCTCTGGTATTTAGTACGCCATTCCGTTATAGCAATGGTGGAAGCTATGATAAATCcagaaaagtatttaaatatatttaaaattggcgTACTCATTATGTTATTGGACTTACCTATATATAGAAACATGGTGAGGAATACAATTAGGCCGAACCACCAGTTGAAAGCGTAGATAAAGAATACCACAGCTACAATCAGATCGAGAATGGTTGGCGTGATCGAGAAAACAATATAGTTCAGTAAATTATTGATAGAATCTGTGCCGCGATCCATTATACGTAGCACTTCGCCCGTTTTCCTTTGAAGATGCCAACGCAACGATAGTTGATGCAAATGCCGGAACAAATCAATTTCGATTTCTCGCGTCGTGTACTGCTGGACCCGAATCCACAAAAAAGTTCGCAGATTGTTGAACAGACCCATGCCACCAGTTCCACCGCCTTGCAAGAACGATAAAGTCACATAAATAAGCACAAAGTCCCAACGAAATGAGATTGGCTCAATAGTCAGACTGTCGACTTAAGggcaagagaaagagaaaaacattaattaacaTAGCCGACTTTTCATAATTGAGACAACATGACCTACCCAAAAGTTTTCGATAAATGGGTAAAAAGAGTTTAATCACACGACCGGCTATGAGCAATCCAATGCAGATAATAACAGAAATTTGAAGCATTGTATCCTTCTTAGGCCATAAATATGGAAAGAGCGTGCGCAGTTTACGCCAGCCATTTCTAAAGGCCGATCCGGATGGAACATCGCTTGACGGTGAATTATCCAGACGCTGATGAGGATTGTATGGTGCCATAATACCTGGTGCCTTTAGACCAAGTACAAAAATAAGTAACGCACAAAGTGATCGTGTAACAAACATTCCCATTTCGATTTCATCTTTATTGCTGTAGgagaaaaaatgttatttaaaaatcaatatataatgatagatatgttttaaatgttaaatactatgagcaactaaattttttatttagttgtcacaaaaaaattgtaaataagaTCAATTTACTCGAAAAATggatgaaattattattatgaaattggATGCTAATTTACAATGTACCATAGATTTTCGTTCATAGCGTTTTTTAATGCGTTCAATGCCTTAAAAATAAAGGTTTAAGTTCAGTCTGTTCAGTTTCAAAGTCTgataaataaatcattcatAATCATTTCTAACTGTATAGTAATATGTTaggcagaaaaaaaacatacttCCTTAAATGAAACCACCAGTCCTCATGGCCTAAGTTCACGATTGCCAGTGCTTCATTGATCAGCGCCAAAGTccaaaagagcaacaaaatcaGACCATGCCCCCGAGTCGGAAGAGAAGGCAATTGGTAGTGTCGTTCCTTGACTATGAGGCAAATAGAAAATGGATACGCGAAACACACGACACATGTGTAAAATATCTGTGAACGATATCGGAAGAAAAGATAAGCAATGTTTTTGGGATTAGTTAAATAGCACACGCACCATATAGCCATAGACTGCACTTTCTGCATAAATGCGAGCATTCAAAAAGAAACGCAATAGCGCGAGAACGGGTACaaagagcagcaaaaacaattgtaCAGCATAGAGTCGAGATTTTGATATTTGAGTGGGGTCCATGGGTGTGGCATATTTGCGATACATCAAGAGCTGGATACTCCCAAAGAGAAGCAGGAATCCTCCGAAAATTGCCGGTCCCACAGTGTCCATAAAGCAATGCGAGATTCCATGTTTGGTCCAAATCTCGCTAAGCGTGACATTAGGTGGGCAGTACAGCATTTTGTATGCCCTGTTATTgctgaaatgttaaaaaaatgcATCTATTGTAACAAATTTAGATGTTAAAAGCCATTCGCAATATTGACAAAGCGTGcgcaaaattttataaataaatcaaatatagaaaaaaatgtatgtatatgttaaaAGCTATTCGCAATATTGATTGATAAGCGTGCGGAAAAtgtgataaataaatttaatctataaacaaatttatatgttaAAAGCCATCCGCAATATTGACGAAGAAGCGTGCGCAAAATGTGATATTACATTATTCAAGAGGAGGTCGCGCGCATACGAGCGAGCAGTGTGAAAAGGTTTAacatttaatagaaaaatttatttcattaaatatttactttggcaaataaaatcgTAAAAAATCGTTCTGGCCTATTTCACAATGTTTCTCTTTATTACGAATTCGGGAAAACCACCCAACTTAtcagataaatttaaatgacatCAACATTAAAATTGTCTAATTGTAAAAGATAGTAtcgaaacaaataaaaataaacttgcaaATCATTTACACTATTGActtattaatgtaatttagacgtataaattatgcaatttccCGATTTTCATTATTAGCTCAAGACAGATTTGTCaccatatattattatttgcccTTACCTTAACTTACGCTAAGCGTAGATTTCGAATCTgcgtaaaatattttattttatttaaagcaattgTGCAATGAACCAACAGAAAGTGCCGAAGCAgttctatttatttacaacTCGAAGCTAAAGGTGGAAGGAACATCGATTGCATTATcgatgtattttaatttttcaacatCGATTGATGAAAAACTTCGATGATTTTTTAAGGCCAActaattatgaatattataaGCAATTATATTTAGCATCTAGATAAAGAGTAACATTTATAACATATTTGTAAACTTGAAAGCGTTtaagtatttgaaattattgtagATATCGAATATATCGAACGCTGGTATGCAGTTAATCTTTGACTTATTCTAGTGTTGGGAAAACCTTTTATTCCAAGTGTGTCGACTCGCTCAGTTTGCACAAGTCTCTTTATTCTTTACTCACTATTTACTCACTGCTGATTTGATAAGTTGTTGCCAATtacgaaataataataacactgGATATTTTTGGGCGGatacattttaca
It encodes:
- the LOC117573430 gene encoding ATP-binding cassette sub-family B member 6 — encoded protein: MLYCPPNVTLSEIWTKHGISHCFMDTVGPAIFGGFLLLFGSIQLLMYRKYATPMDPTQISKSRLYAVQLFLLLFVPVLALLRFFLNARIYAESAVYGYMIFYTCVVCFAYPFSICLIVKERHYQLPSLPTRGHGLILLLFWTLALINEALAIVNLGHEDWWFHLRNNKDEIEMGMFVTRSLCALLIFVLGLKAPGIMAPYNPHQRLDNSPSSDVPSGSAFRNGWRKLRTLFPYLWPKKDTMLQISVIICIGLLIAGRVIKLFLPIYRKLLVDSLTIEPISFRWDFVLIYVTLSFLQGGGTGGMGLFNNLRTFLWIRVQQYTTREIEIDLFRHLHQLSLRWHLQRKTGEVLRIMDRGTDSINNLLNYIVFSITPTILDLIVAVVFFIYAFNWWFGLIVFLTMFLYIASTIAITEWRTKYQRRMNLADNEQRARSVDSLLNFETVKYYGAETYEVDCYRDAILKYQKEEFLSMLTLNMLNTAQNIILCLGLLAGSLLCVYLVVHHQTLTVGDFVLFSTYLMDLYMPLNWFGTYYRAIQKNFVDMENMFELLREEEEIVDAPGSAPLLTAGGGIEFNNVTFGYSPEKMVLRNVSFTVPAGKTVAIVGPSGAGKSTIMRLLFRFYDVQMGAISIDGQNIKLVQQQSLRKAIGVVPQDTVLFNNTIYYNIEYAKIGSSADAVYEAARSADIHERILGFPESYETKVGERGLRLSGGEKQRVAIARTLLKSPIIVLLDEATSALDTHTERNIQAALARVCTNRTTIIVAHRLSTIIHADEILVLKEGNIVERGSHEQLLQRDNGIYADMWQQQLENLDSEQNLAENTDPTVPTTGSGVEGNANLTSGNQSTAPNKNTNSGIEQSRHRWQ